A section of the Schistosoma haematobium chromosome ZW, whole genome shotgun sequence genome encodes:
- a CDS encoding hypothetical protein (EggNog:ENOG410V833~COG:P): MPDLNKHRGFLKVLLAFAAGGLLGDAFLHLIPHALESGHSNPDHAHEENTGDGHGHKRHSYVGLYVVGGIFVFLCVEKCIRLFRNEHCGGHTHHAVSNVDGENKGKNKKKGEDTKSGAKTKRKLCIELHIKSSGLRYPL, encoded by the coding sequence ATGCCAGATTTGAACAAACACCGTGGCTTCCTCAAGGTCCTTCTCGCATTTGCAGCTGGTGGTTTACTGGGAGATGCATTTCTTCACTTAATTCCTCATGCATTGGAGAGTGGACATTCTAATCCTGACCACGCTCACGAGGAAAATACTGGAGATGGACATGGTCACAAGCGTCACTCCTACGTTGGACTTTATGTTGTTGGTGGAATTTTCGTGTTCTTGTGCGTCGAAAAATGTATCCGACTTTTTAGAAATGAACATTGTGGAGGCCATACTCATCATGCAGTGTCTAATGTTGACGGTGAAAATAAAggaaagaataagaaaaaagGGGAAGATACCAAAAGTGGAGCTAAAACTAAACGTAAGCTATGCATAGAATTACATATTAAGTCATCAGGGTTAAGGTATCCATTGTAA